One segment of Acidimicrobiales bacterium DNA contains the following:
- a CDS encoding long-chain-fatty-acid--CoA ligase, protein MAPPYSGAGPVVATGGSWGGGDVRHSSVAGMFRANVAEHAERPMFRFGDRTVTWAQHHDQACRVAQALQADGVGPGDRVAFLDRNGLEYFEVLFGGALTGAVNVAVNWRLAPPEMAAVIDDSRATVLVVHPELVPCLAGMHSGLPSVSRVVVLGDPKADADIGGASDLARRVGYEDWGADRPAADPGYEGGPQDVAMQLYTSGTTGLPKGVMLANANIRCMLEQAAGEAFEIDDRTVSLVAMPLFHIGGSGWALSGMSRGGTSVILRDMDPVELLRLVAAERITHAFLVPAVLMLLLATPAVAEADLSSLDTVYYGASPIAEDVLARCIDVLGCRFAQVYGMTETTGAIVRLAQDDHDPAGPRRHLLRAAGKPLPGVELQVVDPDTGAEVPAGAVGEIRTRSGFNMLGYWDKPEETARTIGDDGWLRTGDAGYLDDEGYLFLHDRIKDMVVSGGENIYPAEVENVLLAAPGVADAAVIGVPDDTWGETVKAVCVAAPGATLDEAAVIAFCRERLAHYKCPTSVDVVDTLPRNPSGKVLKRELREPYWRDRERRIH, encoded by the coding sequence ATGGCCCCGCCCTACAGTGGGGCGGGCCCGGTGGTCGCCACCGGCGGCTCGTGGGGAGGGGGAGACGTGCGACACTCCAGCGTGGCCGGCATGTTCCGGGCAAACGTGGCCGAGCACGCCGAGCGGCCCATGTTCCGGTTCGGCGACAGGACCGTCACGTGGGCACAGCACCACGACCAGGCCTGCCGTGTGGCCCAGGCGCTGCAGGCCGACGGGGTCGGGCCCGGCGACCGGGTCGCCTTCCTCGATCGCAACGGGCTCGAGTACTTCGAGGTCCTCTTCGGCGGGGCCCTGACCGGCGCGGTCAACGTCGCCGTCAACTGGCGCCTCGCACCACCCGAGATGGCCGCCGTCATCGACGACTCACGCGCCACCGTGCTGGTCGTCCACCCCGAGCTCGTGCCATGCCTGGCCGGCATGCACAGCGGCCTCCCCTCGGTGTCGCGCGTGGTCGTCCTCGGCGACCCCAAGGCCGACGCCGACATCGGCGGCGCCTCCGACCTGGCTCGCCGCGTCGGCTACGAGGACTGGGGAGCCGACCGGCCCGCGGCCGACCCCGGCTACGAGGGCGGACCGCAGGACGTGGCCATGCAGCTGTACACGTCGGGCACCACCGGGCTCCCCAAGGGCGTGATGCTCGCCAACGCCAACATCCGGTGCATGCTCGAGCAGGCCGCCGGGGAGGCCTTCGAGATCGACGACCGGACCGTGAGCCTGGTGGCCATGCCGCTGTTCCACATCGGGGGCTCGGGATGGGCGTTGAGCGGGATGTCGCGCGGCGGCACGTCGGTCATCCTGCGCGACATGGACCCGGTCGAGCTGCTGCGCCTCGTCGCCGCCGAGCGCATCACGCACGCCTTCCTCGTGCCGGCGGTGCTGATGCTGCTCCTGGCCACGCCGGCCGTCGCCGAGGCCGACCTGTCGAGCCTCGACACCGTCTACTACGGCGCCTCCCCCATCGCCGAGGACGTCCTGGCGCGCTGCATCGACGTCCTGGGGTGCCGTTTCGCCCAGGTCTACGGCATGACCGAGACGACGGGCGCCATCGTCCGCCTGGCCCAGGACGACCATGACCCGGCCGGCCCTCGTCGTCACCTGTTGCGCGCCGCGGGCAAGCCCTTGCCCGGCGTCGAGCTGCAGGTCGTGGACCCCGACACCGGGGCCGAGGTGCCGGCGGGCGCGGTGGGCGAGATCCGCACCCGCTCGGGCTTCAACATGCTCGGGTACTGGGACAAGCCCGAGGAGACGGCCCGCACCATCGGCGACGACGGCTGGTTGCGCACCGGTGACGCCGGGTACCTCGACGACGAGGGCTACCTCTTCCTGCACGACCGCATCAAGGACATGGTGGTGTCCGGCGGCGAGAACATCTACCCCGCCGAGGTGGAGAACGTGCTGCTCGCCGCGCCGGGGGTCGCCGACGCCGCGGTGATCGGCGTCCCCGACGACACGTGGGGCGAGACCGTGAAGGCCGTCTGCGTGGCCGCCCCGGGCGCGACCCTCGACGAGGC
- a CDS encoding MBL fold metallo-hydrolase gives MPDDRLYFRQLLSGRDFAPGDPVAGQMVNFCYLIGDRQTGEAVVVDPAYDVGALLDVLAADGMRCTGVLATHFHPDHVGGDLMGYRIEGITDLLAAVQAPVHVQRDEAPWVVRATGVGEGDLVQHHSGDVVRVGEVDIELVHTPGHTPGSQCFHVDGRLVSGDTLFLDGCGRTDLPGGDAEQMYESLTTRLARFGDDTVLYPGHLYSPEPSASLGDTRRRNYVFRLRSPEQWMTMFGS, from the coding sequence ATGCCGGACGACCGCCTCTACTTCCGCCAGCTGCTCTCGGGACGCGACTTCGCGCCCGGCGACCCCGTGGCGGGCCAGATGGTCAACTTCTGCTACCTGATCGGTGACCGCCAGACCGGCGAGGCCGTGGTCGTCGACCCGGCCTACGACGTCGGCGCCCTCCTCGACGTGCTCGCCGCCGACGGCATGCGGTGCACGGGTGTGCTCGCCACCCACTTCCACCCCGACCACGTCGGCGGGGACCTGATGGGCTACCGGATCGAAGGCATCACCGACCTCCTCGCCGCCGTGCAGGCGCCCGTGCACGTGCAGCGCGACGAAGCCCCGTGGGTCGTGCGGGCCACCGGCGTGGGGGAGGGCGACCTCGTGCAGCACCACAGCGGCGACGTGGTGCGGGTGGGGGAGGTGGACATCGAGCTCGTCCACACGCCCGGCCACACGCCCGGCAGCCAGTGCTTCCACGTCGACGGGCGCCTCGTCTCGGGCGACACCCTGTTCCTCGACGGGTGCGGGCGCACCGATCTCCCCGGAGGCGACGCCGAGCAGATGTACGAGTCGCTCACCACCCGGCTGGCGCGCTTCGGGGACGACACCGTCTTGTACCCGGGGCACCTCTACTCGCCCGAGCCCTCCGCCAGCCTGGGGGACACCCGCCGGCGCAACTACGTCTTCCGTCTGCGCTCACCCGAGCAGTGGATGACGATGTTCGGCTCCTGA
- a CDS encoding FAD/NAD(P)-binding oxidoreductase: MVPDPSSTIAVVGASLAGLRAAESLRAAGHTGTITLIGAEPHLPYDRPPLSKQFLAGTWGLDRVLLRPADKITALGLDLRLGHHAGALDVERHTLELDDGAVVRFDGLVLATGAHPRHLRGAPPLAGVHTLRTLEDSIELGRVAAVDGARVVVVGAGFIGSEVAATCRGRGASVTVVEALPEPLARVLGVEMGAACAALHAAHGVDLVAGTGVTGFEDAGGRVRGVRLDDGRVIEADAVVVGIGVVPTTDWLEGAGLEIDDGVVADATLHAADDVVVAGDVARWFDETLGAHIRIEHWTNAAEQGATAARNLLAGRAQAAPYVSVPYFWSDQYDVKIQVIGHPGPDDEIAVVDGSTAERRFVALYGRQGRFTAALGFSRPRQLMGYRPLLEAGASFDEARAHRPG, from the coding sequence ATGGTGCCTGACCCGAGCTCCACCATCGCCGTCGTCGGCGCGTCCCTGGCCGGCCTGCGCGCCGCCGAGTCCCTGCGCGCCGCCGGCCACACCGGGACCATCACGCTCATCGGCGCCGAGCCGCACCTGCCGTACGACCGCCCGCCGCTGTCGAAGCAATTCTTGGCGGGCACGTGGGGCCTCGACCGGGTGCTGCTGCGGCCGGCGGACAAGATCACCGCCCTCGGCCTCGACCTTCGCCTCGGGCACCACGCCGGCGCCCTCGACGTGGAACGGCACACCCTCGAGCTCGACGACGGCGCCGTGGTGCGGTTCGACGGCCTCGTGCTCGCCACCGGCGCCCATCCCCGCCACCTCCGCGGGGCGCCCCCGCTCGCCGGCGTGCACACGTTGCGCACCCTGGAGGACTCCATCGAGCTCGGACGGGTGGCCGCGGTCGACGGCGCCCGCGTGGTCGTGGTCGGGGCGGGGTTCATCGGGTCCGAGGTGGCCGCCACCTGCCGGGGGCGCGGGGCGAGCGTCACCGTGGTCGAGGCGCTGCCCGAGCCGCTCGCCCGGGTGCTCGGCGTCGAGATGGGCGCGGCGTGCGCCGCCCTGCACGCCGCGCACGGCGTCGACCTCGTGGCGGGGACGGGCGTGACGGGGTTCGAGGACGCCGGTGGGCGCGTGCGCGGCGTGCGGCTCGACGACGGACGGGTGATCGAGGCGGACGCCGTGGTCGTCGGCATCGGCGTCGTGCCCACCACGGACTGGCTCGAGGGCGCCGGGCTCGAGATCGACGACGGCGTGGTGGCGGACGCCACGCTGCATGCCGCCGACGACGTGGTGGTCGCCGGCGACGTCGCCCGCTGGTTCGACGAGACGCTCGGCGCCCACATCCGGATCGAGCACTGGACCAACGCCGCCGAACAGGGGGCCACCGCCGCTCGGAACCTCCTCGCCGGCCGGGCCCAGGCGGCGCCGTACGTCTCGGTCCCGTATTTCTGGTCCGACCAGTACGACGTGAAGATCCAGGTCATCGGGCACCCCGGCCCCGACGACGAGATCGCGGTGGTGGACGGGTCGACGGCCGAGCGCCGCTTCGTGGCCCTCTACGGCCGCCAGGGACGGTTCACCGCCGCCCTCGGCTTCAGCCGTCCCCGCCAGCTGATGGGCTACCGCCCCTTGCTCGAGGCGGGGGCGAGCTTCGACGAGGCTCGGGCACACCGGCCGGGCTGA
- a CDS encoding transglutaminaseTgpA domain-containing protein: MSVLDAVRRANRPGPPEHSITLRLACAGAVVTGIAACRAEGELSWGVAVASTTLVVLGMVLSYRTRQRPMGWIKPILAGAAVLAFVWFFRQLTGQAIYDVSTVENPLAVLFVWVQVAHAFDVPARRDLAFSLAGSASLMAVAAAQAIDIAFGAYVLAWLAFGLVGLLAMWSSASHGGRLRARGLVATFASVAVTGTAVLVVMPAPHVAGRIDFPANAGPGSQIPIPGGLAGDGRVAQLAKPGSRAGASRVGGYLGFANRLDTALRGGLGDTVVMRVRAQRPSYWVGETFDAWDGTSWKATQHGTSQLTAGSPFIIPGPDRAPVGAQSDLQTFYVVQSSPNLVFHADSAHEVWFPSSDLFSTDAGTLISPIGLGPGAIYTVQSYVSTPSPDQLRAAPGPAQDPAGLRARYLQLPPGIARAQALAENVAARAPSTYDKVQALIGWIATHTHYATDIPPLRPGQDTVDQFLFGNRTGFCEQISTAMAVMLRSIGIPAREAVGFVPGPYNPITDLYDVQARDAHAWVQVWFPGYGWRSFDPTAVVPLANPSPGSTLVHEAAGVLSRLPWLPIGLVVGVGAGTTLALRRRRRRPRTWAAQAARGIEAAGRRAGRARRPGETLTEYAAAIDEVAGDPSGTWQALAGVVEASAYGGRHPGPEDGRRLLASMRVMRSRMPRRRVEAGRRPATAAPSTAPQGPSGPGTVRSAAVLSPAGVPEPRRSSPPPRARGGSPSAGGDG; the protein is encoded by the coding sequence GTGAGCGTGCTCGACGCCGTCAGGCGCGCCAACCGTCCGGGCCCACCCGAGCACTCGATCACCCTGCGCCTGGCGTGCGCGGGGGCGGTGGTGACCGGCATCGCCGCGTGCCGCGCCGAGGGCGAGCTGTCGTGGGGCGTGGCGGTGGCCTCGACGACGCTCGTCGTCCTGGGCATGGTGCTGTCGTACCGGACGCGCCAGCGGCCGATGGGGTGGATCAAGCCCATCCTCGCCGGGGCGGCCGTCCTCGCCTTCGTGTGGTTCTTCCGCCAGCTCACGGGCCAGGCCATCTACGACGTGAGCACGGTGGAGAACCCCCTCGCCGTGCTGTTCGTGTGGGTCCAGGTGGCGCATGCCTTCGACGTCCCGGCCCGACGAGACCTCGCCTTCTCCCTGGCCGGGTCGGCGAGCCTCATGGCCGTCGCCGCCGCCCAGGCGATCGACATCGCCTTCGGGGCGTACGTGCTGGCGTGGCTGGCCTTCGGCCTCGTGGGCCTGCTCGCCATGTGGAGCTCGGCCAGCCACGGGGGCCGGCTGCGCGCCCGCGGCCTCGTCGCCACCTTCGCGTCGGTCGCCGTGACGGGCACCGCCGTGCTCGTCGTGATGCCCGCCCCGCACGTGGCCGGCCGCATCGACTTCCCGGCCAACGCCGGGCCGGGCTCGCAGATCCCGATCCCGGGGGGTCTGGCCGGCGACGGGCGGGTGGCGCAGCTCGCCAAGCCGGGGAGCCGGGCGGGCGCCAGCCGGGTGGGGGGATACCTCGGCTTCGCCAACCGCCTGGACACCGCGCTTCGGGGCGGGCTCGGCGACACGGTGGTCATGCGGGTGCGAGCCCAGCGCCCGTCGTACTGGGTGGGAGAGACCTTCGACGCCTGGGACGGCACCAGCTGGAAGGCGACACAGCACGGGACGTCGCAGCTGACGGCGGGATCGCCGTTCATCATCCCCGGCCCGGACCGGGCCCCGGTGGGAGCGCAGAGCGACCTGCAGACCTTCTACGTCGTGCAGTCGTCGCCCAACCTCGTGTTCCACGCCGACAGCGCGCACGAGGTGTGGTTCCCGTCGAGCGACCTCTTCTCCACCGACGCCGGCACGCTCATCTCCCCCATCGGGCTCGGGCCCGGCGCCATCTACACGGTGCAGTCCTACGTGAGCACCCCGTCACCCGACCAGCTGCGCGCCGCGCCGGGGCCGGCACAGGACCCTGCGGGCCTGCGGGCGCGGTACCTGCAGCTGCCGCCCGGCATCGCCCGGGCGCAGGCGCTGGCCGAGAACGTCGCGGCCCGCGCGCCGTCCACCTACGACAAGGTCCAGGCCCTCATCGGCTGGATCGCCACGCACACCCACTACGCCACGGACATCCCGCCGCTGCGACCCGGACAGGACACCGTCGACCAGTTCCTGTTCGGGAACCGCACCGGCTTCTGCGAGCAGATCTCCACCGCCATGGCCGTCATGCTGCGGTCGATCGGGATCCCGGCGCGCGAGGCCGTGGGATTCGTCCCCGGGCCCTACAACCCGATCACCGACCTGTACGACGTGCAGGCCCGCGACGCCCACGCCTGGGTCCAGGTCTGGTTCCCGGGCTACGGATGGCGGAGCTTCGACCCCACCGCCGTGGTCCCCCTCGCCAACCCCTCGCCGGGGTCGACGCTGGTGCACGAGGCGGCGGGCGTGCTCTCCCGGCTGCCGTGGCTGCCCATCGGGCTCGTCGTCGGCGTCGGGGCGGGCACGACCCTGGCGCTGCGGCGGCGCCGGCGCCGCCCGCGGACCTGGGCGGCACAGGCCGCCCGGGGCATCGAGGCGGCGGGACGGCGCGCCGGGCGGGCGCGGCGCCCCGGCGAGACCCTGACGGAGTACGCGGCGGCCATCGACGAGGTGGCCGGCGACCCGTCCGGGACGTGGCAAGCCCTGGCCGGCGTCGTGGAGGCGAGCGCCTATGGCGGCCGCCATCCCGGGCCCGAGGACGGCCGGCGGCTGTTGGCGTCGATGCGCGTCATGCGCAGCCGGATGCCGCGCCGACGCGTGGAGGCGGGGCGCCGGCCGGCGACGGCGGCACCGTCGACCGCGCCGCAGGGCCCGTCGGGCCCCGGCACGGTGCGCTCGGCGGCGGTGCTCAGCCCGGCCGGTGTGCCCGAGCCTCGTCGAAGCTCGCCCCCGCCTCGAGCAAGGGGCGGTAGCCCATCAGCTGGCGGGGACGGCTGA
- a CDS encoding DUF58 domain-containing protein encodes MRPIRPLGPLVSCAGVLLAWWLVAHNSGAGWVQAVGDLLAGVLLVGLAAPAVVVARARITVVEAPADATAGLPADLTVATTTRVRATPLDPPGPEVFVGPGGPHRGAPGHAPGGALAGDGEPGRPGTEPLTLLPEGRGVHRRVVVELASAAPFGLLWWRRTRVVELPRHLHVGPRLGRPLPLPRGRQDTAGEGMQRAPVQVGEPRGVRPYRPGDHRRWVHWPGTAHSGELMVREMEGPTAEPLAVDVRLPADPEAAERVAERALGTVVALVDRGTPVLLVTTEDDGRTVAIVGDRRTAGRRLARAVAEADGAATGVRTGDTAGISPGSSRRR; translated from the coding sequence GTGCGCCCCATCCGGCCCCTCGGCCCCCTGGTGAGCTGCGCCGGCGTGCTCCTGGCGTGGTGGCTGGTGGCCCACAACAGCGGTGCCGGATGGGTCCAGGCCGTGGGCGACCTGCTCGCCGGGGTGCTGCTCGTCGGGCTGGCGGCGCCGGCGGTGGTGGTCGCCCGGGCCCGGATCACCGTGGTGGAGGCTCCCGCCGACGCCACCGCCGGCCTGCCGGCCGACCTGACGGTGGCGACCACCACGCGGGTCCGGGCCACGCCCCTCGACCCCCCAGGCCCCGAGGTGTTCGTGGGGCCGGGCGGCCCGCACCGGGGCGCACCGGGGCACGCACCCGGTGGGGCGCTGGCCGGCGATGGCGAGCCCGGCCGACCCGGGACCGAGCCCCTGACGCTCCTGCCCGAGGGGCGCGGGGTGCACCGCCGCGTGGTGGTGGAGCTCGCCAGCGCCGCTCCCTTCGGCCTGCTGTGGTGGCGCCGCACCCGCGTGGTCGAGCTCCCGCGCCACCTCCACGTGGGGCCGCGCCTGGGCCGGCCGCTCCCGCTGCCGCGCGGGCGCCAGGACACCGCCGGCGAGGGCATGCAGCGGGCCCCCGTGCAGGTGGGCGAGCCCCGCGGCGTCCGCCCCTACCGGCCCGGTGACCACCGGCGCTGGGTGCACTGGCCGGGCACGGCCCACAGCGGCGAGCTGATGGTGCGCGAGATGGAGGGGCCGACCGCCGAGCCCCTGGCCGTGGACGTGCGACTCCCGGCCGACCCCGAGGCCGCCGAGCGGGTGGCGGAACGGGCCCTCGGCACCGTCGTGGCGCTCGTCGACCGGGGGACACCGGTGCTCCTCGTCACGACGGAGGACGACGGCCGCACCGTGGCGATCGTCGGTGACCGCCGCACGGCGGGGCGGCGACTGGCGCGCGCCGTCGCCGAGGCCGACGGCGCGGCCACGGGCGTCCGGACCGGTGACACCGCCGGCATCTCCCCGGGATCGTCGCGGCGCCGGTGA
- a CDS encoding AAA family ATPase, whose amino-acid sequence MERAHFGDQQGTSDSPVGVAGGRRAGVGPQVGALAGMLEGPFPDDAADLDAAIGLGRDLVENLSRVLLGTPGALTAAAIAALSGGHLLIEDVPGVGKTVLARALAVSLGAELSRVQGHPDLLPSDVTGVSVFSPDAGTWDFRPGPVFAHVVLVDELNRTPPRTQAALLESMEEQQVSVDGESWPLPRPHLVIATQNPFSQLGTYPLVESQLDRFALATAIGYPDEETEARLVRHSGGRFALEELRPVCTTQGWLAAQRATESVEVAPAIAEYAVALCRASRNATGVRLGASPRAAIWLIRSAQAHAVLSGRPFVTPDDVKAVGVACLAHRLLTDGGVEQGVVVVRALLDTTPAPRP is encoded by the coding sequence ATGGAGCGCGCCCACTTCGGGGATCAGCAGGGGACCTCGGACAGCCCCGTGGGCGTGGCCGGGGGCCGGCGCGCGGGTGTGGGCCCCCAGGTGGGAGCGCTCGCCGGCATGCTCGAGGGCCCCTTCCCCGACGACGCCGCCGACCTCGACGCCGCCATCGGCCTCGGGCGCGACCTCGTCGAGAACCTCAGCCGGGTCCTGCTCGGCACACCCGGGGCGCTCACGGCGGCCGCCATTGCCGCGCTGTCGGGCGGCCACCTGCTCATCGAGGACGTCCCGGGCGTGGGCAAGACCGTGCTGGCGCGGGCGCTCGCGGTGTCGCTCGGGGCCGAGCTGTCGCGCGTGCAGGGACACCCCGACCTCCTGCCGTCCGACGTCACGGGCGTGTCGGTGTTCTCCCCCGACGCGGGGACCTGGGACTTCCGCCCGGGCCCGGTGTTCGCGCACGTGGTGCTGGTCGACGAGCTCAACCGCACCCCGCCGCGCACGCAGGCCGCCCTGTTGGAGTCCATGGAGGAGCAGCAGGTGAGCGTGGACGGCGAGTCCTGGCCGCTGCCGCGCCCGCACCTGGTCATCGCCACGCAGAACCCCTTCTCCCAGCTCGGCACGTACCCGCTCGTGGAGAGCCAGCTCGACCGGTTCGCGCTGGCGACGGCGATCGGCTACCCCGACGAGGAGACCGAGGCGCGCCTCGTGCGCCACAGCGGCGGCAGGTTCGCGCTCGAGGAGCTGCGCCCGGTGTGCACCACGCAGGGCTGGCTCGCCGCACAACGCGCCACCGAGTCCGTCGAGGTGGCGCCGGCCATCGCCGAGTACGCCGTGGCCCTGTGCCGCGCCAGTCGCAACGCCACCGGCGTCCGCCTGGGTGCGAGCCCGCGCGCCGCCATCTGGCTCATCCGTTCGGCCCAGGCCCACGCCGTGCTGTCGGGCCGCCCGTTCGTGACCCCCGACGACGTGAAGGCGGTGGGCGTCGCCTGCCTGGCGCACCGCCTCCTCACCGACGGGGGCGTCGAGCAGGGCGTCGTCGTGGTCCGCGCGCTGCTCGACACCACTCCCGCCCCCCGCCCGTGA